In the genome of Tropicibacter oceani, one region contains:
- a CDS encoding ABC transporter substrate-binding protein: protein MTTLRTVLAASTAICAGGAVFAADLEVTHWWTSGGEAAAVAEFAREFEAQTGNKWVDGAIAGGGGTARPVMVSRIIGGDPMGAFQFNHGRQAEELIEAGLLRDMTAVAEAEGWKDIVNPPSLLDACTVDGKIYCAPVNIHSWQWLWLSNKVFEDAGLAVPTNWDEFVAAGPKLREMGIQPMALGGQSWQSSGAFNVLMATLAGPEVLQKIYGEGDDALAAGEEMTRVFKAAADMREMVQGSNVQDWNQATNLVITDKAGGQIMGDWAQGEFAVAGEVAGQDYTCLPGLGVHEVISTGGDAFYFPVNDDPEISAAQDALAATLLNPKTQVAFNLKKGSLPVRADVDLAAANDCMKKGLEILQAGNIMPDVNMLNTEDTNNQLNDLFVQFFQDTSISAEDAQKRFVDIVASKD from the coding sequence ATGACGACATTGCGCACTGTTTTGGCAGCATCCACCGCGATTTGTGCGGGCGGGGCTGTGTTTGCGGCGGACCTTGAGGTCACGCATTGGTGGACATCGGGCGGCGAGGCCGCGGCGGTGGCTGAATTCGCCCGCGAATTCGAGGCCCAGACCGGCAACAAATGGGTCGACGGCGCCATCGCGGGGGGCGGCGGCACGGCGCGCCCGGTCATGGTCAGCCGGATCATCGGCGGCGATCCCATGGGCGCGTTCCAGTTCAACCATGGCCGTCAGGCCGAAGAGCTGATCGAGGCGGGGCTGCTGCGCGACATGACCGCCGTGGCCGAGGCCGAGGGCTGGAAGGATATCGTGAACCCGCCCAGCCTGCTGGATGCCTGCACGGTGGACGGCAAGATCTATTGCGCGCCGGTGAACATCCATTCGTGGCAGTGGCTGTGGCTGTCGAACAAGGTGTTCGAGGACGCGGGCCTTGCGGTTCCGACCAACTGGGATGAATTCGTCGCCGCCGGTCCCAAGCTGCGCGAGATGGGCATTCAGCCGATGGCTTTGGGCGGTCAGTCCTGGCAAAGCTCGGGCGCGTTCAACGTGCTGATGGCGACGCTGGCAGGCCCCGAGGTGCTGCAGAAGATTTACGGCGAGGGTGACGATGCGCTGGCGGCGGGCGAAGAGATGACCCGCGTGTTCAAGGCCGCGGCCGACATGCGCGAGATGGTGCAAGGGTCGAACGTGCAGGACTGGAACCAGGCGACCAACCTGGTGATCACCGACAAGGCCGGTGGCCAGATCATGGGGGACTGGGCGCAGGGCGAATTCGCCGTCGCCGGAGAGGTCGCGGGCCAGGATTACACCTGTCTGCCGGGGCTGGGCGTGCACGAGGTCATTTCGACCGGCGGCGATGCCTTCTATTTCCCGGTGAACGACGATCCGGAAATCTCGGCGGCGCAGGACGCGCTGGCCGCGACGCTGCTGAACCCCAAGACGCAGGTGGCCTTCAACCTGAAAAAGGGGTCCCTGCCGGTGCGGGCGGATGTCGATCTGGCGGCGGCCAACGACTGCATGAAAAAGGGTCTGGAGATCCTGCAGGCGGGCAACATCATGCCCGACGTCAACATGCTGAACACCGAGGACACGAACAACCAGTTGAACGACCTGTTCGTGCAGTTCTTCCAGGACACCTCGATTTCCGCCGAGGACGCGCAGAAGCGTTTCGTCGATATCGTGGCGTCCAAGGACTGA
- a CDS encoding sugar phosphate isomerase/epimerase family protein produces MNVSFQLYSARDAGPWAETLTMLSGLGYTQVEGFGGVYDDPAAFRALLDANGLTMPSGHFFPVGNFEGGLDKTLTTAKALGMNRVFCPAPEDDLRGDTPDLAAWKALAHRLEEAAKKVRDAGLAFGWHNHHWEFMGNSPAMEVILQEAPSIDWEMDVAWVVRGGGNPLDWIEKYKDRITTAHVKDIAPAGDCADEDGWADVGQGTMDWAGIMSALRGAGVDLFVMEHDKPSDATRFARRSIDAFRGY; encoded by the coding sequence ATGAACGTTTCATTCCAACTGTATTCGGCGCGTGATGCGGGCCCCTGGGCGGAGACGCTGACGATGCTTTCGGGGCTGGGGTATACCCAGGTCGAGGGGTTTGGCGGGGTCTATGATGACCCGGCGGCGTTCCGCGCGCTGCTGGATGCCAATGGGCTGACCATGCCGTCGGGGCATTTCTTTCCGGTGGGCAATTTCGAAGGCGGCTTGGACAAGACCCTGACCACGGCCAAGGCGCTGGGGATGAACCGCGTATTCTGCCCCGCCCCCGAGGACGATCTGCGCGGCGACACGCCCGATCTGGCGGCGTGGAAGGCGCTGGCGCATCGGCTTGAGGAAGCGGCGAAAAAGGTGCGCGATGCAGGCCTGGCCTTTGGCTGGCACAACCACCACTGGGAGTTCATGGGCAACAGCCCGGCGATGGAGGTGATCTTGCAAGAGGCGCCCAGCATCGACTGGGAAATGGACGTGGCCTGGGTGGTGCGTGGCGGCGGCAATCCCTTGGACTGGATCGAAAAGTACAAGGACCGGATCACCACAGCCCATGTCAAGGATATCGCGCCTGCCGGGGATTGCGCGGACGAAGACGGCTGGGCCGACGTGGGGCAGGGCACCATGGACTGGGCCGGGATCATGTCGGCGCTGCGCGGCGCGGGCGTCGACCTGTTCGTGATGGAACATGACAAACCGTCGGATGCCACGCGTTTCGCGCGCCGGTCCATCGACGCCTTTCGGGGGTACTGA
- a CDS encoding carbohydrate ABC transporter permease → MSAARPVRLFRNISAKIAAIPMILTALVVFVGGTAWTVTYSFTSSKLLPKAKFVGLDQYERLWGTSRWLVSIENLLIYGVCSMVLSLIIGFLLAALLDQKIRYENAFRTILLYPFALSFIVTGLVWQWLLNPDFGVQNVVRGLGWESFTFDPLYNSDIVIFGVLIAGLWQGTGLIMCLMLAGLRGIDPDIWKASRVDGIPAWKTYIFIVIPMMRPVFITTLVIIASGIVKLYDLIVAQTGGGPGIASEVPAKYVYDYMFQGQNLGQGFAASTMMLLAVLVVVIPWAYLEFGGKKHG, encoded by the coding sequence ATGTCAGCGGCCCGCCCGGTCCGGTTATTCCGGAACATCTCGGCCAAGATCGCCGCCATCCCGATGATACTGACGGCGCTGGTCGTCTTTGTCGGGGGCACCGCCTGGACGGTGACCTATTCCTTTACCTCGTCGAAGCTGCTGCCCAAGGCCAAGTTCGTCGGGCTGGACCAGTACGAGCGTCTCTGGGGCACCAGCCGCTGGCTGGTCTCGATCGAGAACCTGTTGATCTATGGGGTCTGTTCCATGGTGCTGAGCCTGATCATCGGGTTCTTGCTGGCGGCGCTGCTGGATCAGAAGATCCGCTATGAAAACGCCTTTCGCACCATCCTGCTGTATCCCTTCGCGCTTAGCTTCATCGTGACGGGGCTGGTCTGGCAATGGCTGCTGAACCCCGATTTCGGGGTGCAGAACGTGGTGCGCGGGCTGGGCTGGGAAAGCTTTACCTTTGATCCGCTTTATAACTCGGACATCGTGATTTTCGGCGTGCTGATCGCGGGGCTGTGGCAGGGCACCGGGTTGATCATGTGCCTGATGCTGGCGGGGCTGCGCGGCATTGATCCCGACATCTGGAAGGCGTCGCGCGTCGACGGCATTCCGGCGTGGAAAACCTATATCTTCATCGTCATTCCGATGATGCGCCCGGTGTTCATCACCACGCTGGTGATCATCGCCAGCGGCATCGTCAAGCTGTACGACCTGATCGTCGCGCAGACTGGAGGCGGGCCGGGCATCGCGTCGGAAGTGCCGGCAAAATACGTCTATGACTACATGTTCCAGGGCCAGAACCTGGGCCAGGGCTTTGCCGCCTCGACCATGATGCTGCTGGCGGTTCTGGTTGTGGTGATCCCATGGGCCTATCTCGAATTCGGAGGCAAGAAACATGGCTGA
- a CDS encoding ABC transporter ATP-binding protein, giving the protein MSATEPSISIRNLKLSFGAVEVLKDLNIDVGQGEFVVLLGSSGCGKSTLLNCIAGLLDVTDGQIHIGGRNVTWEEPSKRGIGMVFQSYALYPQMTVEGNLAFGLKNAKVPKAEIKEKIARAAKVLQIEPLLKRKPGALSGGQRQRVAIGRALVRDVDVFLFDEPLSNLDAKLRADLRVEIKQLHATLGNTMIYVTHDQVEAMTLADRIAIMKGGHVLQFASPHEIYNHPSCLYVAQFIGSPSMNFIDGVVSGGTFGSDIGALSLEGYGFAGVAGQAPALLGIRPEHIASGAEAAGMPIRLDSVVELVEPLGSDTLVRVRVGDVPMWVRLDGQADVRPKQALQIGFSAERAHLFDKTSEARL; this is encoded by the coding sequence ATGAGCGCCACAGAACCCAGTATTTCGATCAGGAACCTGAAGCTGAGCTTTGGCGCGGTGGAAGTTCTGAAGGATCTCAATATCGACGTGGGGCAGGGCGAGTTTGTCGTTTTGCTTGGCTCGTCCGGGTGCGGCAAGTCGACCTTGCTGAACTGTATCGCGGGGCTGTTGGATGTGACTGACGGGCAGATCCATATCGGCGGGCGCAATGTGACCTGGGAAGAACCCAGCAAGCGCGGAATCGGCATGGTGTTCCAGAGCTATGCGCTGTACCCGCAGATGACGGTCGAGGGGAACCTGGCCTTTGGGTTGAAGAACGCCAAGGTGCCCAAGGCCGAAATCAAGGAAAAGATCGCGCGGGCGGCCAAGGTGTTGCAGATCGAGCCGCTGTTGAAGCGCAAGCCCGGGGCGCTGTCGGGCGGGCAGCGGCAGCGCGTGGCGATTGGCCGGGCGCTGGTGCGCGATGTCGATGTTTTCCTGTTCGACGAACCGCTGTCGAACCTGGACGCCAAGCTGCGCGCCGATCTGCGGGTCGAGATCAAGCAGCTGCACGCGACGCTGGGCAATACGATGATCTACGTGACCCACGATCAGGTCGAGGCGATGACGCTGGCCGACCGGATTGCGATCATGAAGGGCGGGCATGTGCTGCAGTTCGCCTCGCCTCACGAGATTTATAACCATCCGTCGTGCCTGTATGTGGCGCAGTTCATTGGCTCGCCTTCGATGAATTTCATCGACGGGGTGGTCAGCGGCGGGACGTTCGGCAGCGATATCGGGGCGTTGTCGCTGGAGGGGTATGGTTTTGCCGGGGTGGCGGGGCAAGCGCCCGCGCTGCTGGGCATCCGGCCGGAGCATATCGCGTCGGGCGCGGAGGCGGCGGGCATGCCGATCCGGCTGGACAGCGTGGTGGAGCTGGTCGAGCCCTTGGGCTCGGACACTTTGGTGCGGGTGCGGGTTGGCGATGTGCCGATGTGGGTGCGTCTGGACGGGCAGGCCGATGTGCGCCCGAAGCAGGCGCTGCAAATCGGGTTCAGCGCCGAGCGTGCCCATCTTTTCGACAAAACTAGCGAAGCGCGTCTGTGA
- a CDS encoding carbohydrate ABC transporter permease, with protein sequence MADPASLSATVAGADAVARQLSGPRGPRPKKALSGRNIMIYGTLAVVSVYYLLPLYVMIVTSLKGMPEIRMGNIFAPPVEITFEPWVKAWAEACTGLNCDGLSRGFWNSVQITVPSVIVSIAIASVNGYALANWRFKGADMFFTILIFGAFIPYQVMLYPIVILLREMGLYGSLSGLVMVHSIFGMPILTLLFRNYFSSLPEELFKAARVDGAGFWQIYFQIMLPMSLPIFVVAMILQVTGIWNDFLFGVVYTKPDLYPMTVQLNNIVNSVQGVKEYNVNMAATLLTGLVPLVIYFVSGKLFVRGIAAGAVKG encoded by the coding sequence ATGGCTGATCCTGCAAGCCTGTCCGCCACGGTTGCCGGGGCCGATGCTGTCGCACGCCAGCTGAGCGGCCCCAGGGGCCCGCGCCCGAAAAAGGCGCTGTCGGGGCGCAACATCATGATCTACGGCACGCTGGCGGTCGTCTCGGTCTATTACCTTTTGCCGCTGTACGTGATGATCGTCACATCGTTGAAGGGGATGCCGGAAATCCGGATGGGCAACATCTTTGCCCCGCCGGTCGAGATCACGTTCGAGCCATGGGTCAAGGCCTGGGCCGAGGCCTGCACGGGCCTGAACTGTGACGGGCTTTCGCGCGGTTTCTGGAATTCGGTGCAGATCACGGTGCCTTCGGTCATCGTGTCGATCGCGATAGCCTCGGTGAACGGCTATGCGCTGGCGAACTGGCGGTTCAAGGGCGCCGACATGTTCTTTACCATCCTGATCTTTGGCGCCTTCATCCCCTATCAGGTGATGCTGTACCCCATCGTGATCCTGCTGCGCGAAATGGGGCTGTACGGGTCGCTGTCGGGGCTGGTCATGGTGCATTCGATATTCGGCATGCCGATCCTGACGCTGCTGTTCCGCAACTATTTTTCGTCCCTGCCCGAAGAGTTGTTCAAGGCGGCGCGCGTCGACGGGGCCGGGTTCTGGCAGATCTATTTCCAGATCATGCTGCCCATGTCGCTGCCGATCTTCGTGGTGGCGATGATCCTGCAAGTCACCGGGATCTGGAACGATTTCCTGTTTGGCGTGGTCTATACCAAGCCCGATCTTTATCCGATGACGGTGCAGTTGAATAACATCGTCAACTCGGTCCAGGGGGTCAAGGAATACAACGTCAACATGGCGGCAACCCTGCTGACCGGGCTGGTACCGCTGGTCATCTACTTTGTCTCGGGCAAGCTATTCGTGCGCGGCATCGCTGCGGGGGCGGTCAAAGGATGA
- a CDS encoding Gfo/Idh/MocA family protein, which produces MKTLGVGVIGCGNISAAYMKLAPLFKGIEMRACADISEAAARARAEEFGLRAETVEGLLASDDIDIIVNLTVPAAHFEVSKRILEAGKHSYSEKPFVLSLEEGEALRKLAAEKGLRVGSAPDTYLGGAHQLARAALDEGKVGRVIGGTCHVMSFGMEHWHPNPDFFFQPGGGPILDLGPYYITNLVQLIGPVRAVAAMTGKGSERRTISNGPRNGETIPVDTPTSIHALLEFENGAIVSFGASWDVKAHRHENMELYGLDASLYVPDPNFFGGEVKVATPEGATALEERGHPFGVPNIEDGRGTPRANYRCAGLADMAQAILADRPHRCSQELATHVVEVMTAILKAGEDRAWVTMTTTCDRPQALSPKDAQALLA; this is translated from the coding sequence ATGAAAACTTTGGGAGTAGGCGTGATCGGCTGCGGCAATATCTCGGCCGCTTACATGAAACTGGCGCCTTTGTTCAAAGGCATCGAAATGCGGGCCTGCGCCGATATCAGCGAGGCGGCGGCCAGGGCGCGGGCCGAGGAATTCGGGTTGCGCGCCGAAACGGTCGAGGGGCTTTTGGCCTCGGACGACATCGACATCATCGTCAACCTGACGGTGCCCGCCGCGCATTTCGAGGTGTCTAAACGCATCCTTGAGGCGGGCAAGCATTCCTATTCGGAAAAGCCTTTTGTTCTGTCGCTGGAAGAGGGCGAGGCGCTGCGCAAGCTGGCGGCGGAAAAGGGCCTGCGCGTGGGGTCTGCCCCCGACACCTATCTGGGCGGGGCGCACCAACTGGCGCGTGCGGCTTTGGACGAGGGCAAGGTCGGCCGCGTCATCGGCGGCACATGCCATGTCATGTCCTTCGGGATGGAGCATTGGCACCCAAACCCGGACTTCTTCTTTCAGCCCGGCGGCGGGCCGATCCTTGATCTTGGGCCTTACTACATCACCAACCTTGTGCAGTTGATCGGACCGGTACGGGCCGTGGCAGCGATGACAGGCAAAGGGTCGGAACGGCGCACCATTTCCAACGGGCCGCGCAATGGCGAGACGATCCCGGTGGACACGCCGACCAGTATCCATGCCCTGCTGGAGTTCGAGAACGGCGCCATCGTCAGCTTTGGCGCCAGCTGGGACGTCAAGGCGCACCGCCATGAAAACATGGAGCTTTACGGGTTGGACGCCTCGCTTTACGTGCCTGACCCGAACTTCTTCGGCGGCGAAGTCAAGGTGGCAACCCCCGAAGGCGCCACGGCGCTTGAAGAGCGCGGCCATCCTTTTGGCGTGCCCAACATCGAGGACGGACGCGGCACGCCGCGCGCCAACTATCGCTGTGCGGGGCTGGCGGATATGGCGCAGGCCATCCTTGCGGATCGTCCGCATCGCTGCTCGCAAGAGTTGGCGACCCATGTGGTCGAGGTCATGACGGCGATCCTGAAGGCGGGCGAAGACCGTGCCTGGGTCACGATGACCACCACCTGCGACCGGCCTCAGGCGCTAAGCCCGAAGGACGCTCAGGCCCTGCTGGCATAA